A genome region from Hevea brasiliensis isolate MT/VB/25A 57/8 chromosome 9, ASM3005281v1, whole genome shotgun sequence includes the following:
- the LOC110645917 gene encoding NADH dehydrogenase [ubiquinone] iron-sulfur protein 1, mitochondrial, with protein sequence MGLGLLASRVLRFHTNRRNLLRTIVTKPELQSPEASAAAAAPDPTPDLPPRTPVAGARVHFPNPDDAIEVFVDGYPVKIPKGMTVLQACEIAGVDIPRFCYHSRLSIAGNCRMCLVEVEKSPKPVASCAMPALPGMKIKTDTPVAKKAREGVMEFLLMNHPLDCPICDQGGECDLQDQSMAFGSDRGRFTEMKRSVVDKNLGPLVKTVMTRCIQCTRCVRFATEIAGVQDLGMLGRGSGEEIGTYVEKLMTSELSGNVIDICPVGALTSKPFAFKARNWELKGTESIDVTDAVGSNIRIDSRGPEVMRILPRLNEDINEEWISDKTRFFYDGLKRQRLNDPMIRGADGRFKAVSWRDALAVAAEVLHQVKPEEIVGVVGKLCDAESMMVLKDFLNRMGSNNVWCEGNGPSPNADLRSGYIMNTSISGLEKVDVFLLVGTQPRIEAAMVNARIRKTVRATNAKVGYIGPPTDFNYDCEHIGTGPQALVEIAEGRHPFFSTILNAKNPAIIVGAGIFERMDKDAIFSTVETIAKKGNVVRPDWNGLNVLLLNAAQAAALDLGLVPESSNSIESAKFVYLMGADDVNLDKLPKDAFMVYQGHHGDRGVYHANVILPAAAFTEKEGTYVNTEGCAQQTLPAVPTVGDARDDWKIIRALSEVAGVRLPYDTIGAVQSRIRNVAPNLLSVDEREPATFGASLKPECTQSISSTPFKAAIENFYMTDCITRASKIMAQCSAVLLKK encoded by the exons ATGGGGCTAGGGCTATTAGCTTCCAGGGTCCTCAGATTCCACACCAACCGTAGAAACCTCCTCCGCACCATCGTCACCAAGCCCGAGCTTCAGTCCCCTGAAGCTTCCGCCGCAGCCGCAGCACCTGACCCCACTCCAGATCTTCCTCCTCGAACCCCTGTCGCTGGTGCCCGGGTTCACTTCCCCAACCCTGATGATGCGATCGAGGTCTTTGTTGATGGCTACCCTGTCAAAATCCCCAAGGGGATGACTGTTTTGCAAGCCTGTGAAATTGCCGGTGTCGACATTCCTCGCTTTTGCTACCATAGCCGGCTCTCTATAGCTGGCAATTGTCGTATGTGCCTGGTTGAGGTCGAGAAGTCCCCCAAGCCTGTGGCGTCTTGCGCCATGCCTGCTCTTCCTG GGATGAAGATTAAGACCGACACACCTGTAGCAAAGAAGGCACGAGAAGGGGTGATGGAGTTTTTGCTCATGAATCATCCATTGGATTGTCCAATTTGTGATCAAGGTGGAGAGTGTGATCTTCAAGATCAGTCTATGGCATTTGGATCTGATCGTGGCCGGTTCACTGAAATGAAGCGATCTGTGGTTGATAAGAATCTTGGTCCTTTGGTGAAGACAGTGATGACTCGGTGTATTCAGTGCACAAG GTGCGTCAGGTTTGCAACAGAAATTGCTGGGGTCCAGGATCTCGGCATGCTAGGTCGTGGCAGTGGAGAAGAAATTGGCACTTACGTTGAAAAGCTTATGACAAGTGAACTTTCTGGAAATGTGATAGATATCTGTCCTGTTGGGGCTCTTACATCAAAACCTTTCGCATTTAAAGCCCGAAACTGGGAGTTGAAAGGGACAGAGAGCATTGATGTTACTGATGCAGTTGGATCCAACATTCGTATTGATAGTAGAGGTCCAGAGGTCATGCGCATCCTTCCACGATTAAATGAG GACATAAATGAAGAATGGATATCAGATAAAACTCGGTTTTTTTATGATGGTTTGAAGAGGCAGAGGCTAAATGATCCTATGATTCGTGGTGCTGATGGGCGCTTCAAGGCTGTAAGTTGGCGAGATGCCTTAGCAGTAGCTGCAGAGGTTTTACATCAAGTTAAACCAGAGGAAATTGTTGGAGTTGTTGGTAAGCTGTGTGATGCTGAATCCATGATGGTACTGAAAGATTTCTTAAACAGAATGGGTTCAAATAATGTGTGGTGTGAAGGAAATGGCCCAAGCCCAAACGCTGATTTACGATCTGGATATATCATGAATACCAGCATTAGTGGGCTTGAGAAGGTGGATGTTTTCCTCTTGGTTGGTACTCAG CCAAGGATAGAAGCTGCCATGGTAAATGCCAGAATTCGCAAGACAGTTCGTGCAACCAATGCTAAGGTTGGTTACATTGGCCCTCCCACTGATTTCAACTATGATTGCGAACATATTGGTACTGGCCCTCAAGCTCTTGTTGAAATCGCTGAGGGCCGCCATCCCTTTTTCTCAACAATCTTAAATGCCAAAAACCCCGCAATCATTGTTGGTGCTGGAATCTTTGAGAGAATGGACAAGGATGCAATTTTTTCTACTGTCGAGACCATTGCGAAAAAGGGGAACGTTGTGAGACCTGACTGGAATGGGTTGAATGTATTGCTTCTCAATGCTGCGCAAGCTGCCGCTCTTGACCTTGGACTTGTACCAGAATCCAGCAATAGTATTGAGTCTGCCAAGTTTGTGTATTTGATGGGTGCCGATGATGTGAACTTGGACAAGCTGCCAAAGGATGCCTTCATGGTTTATCAGGGGCACCATGGGGATCGTGGAGTTTATCATGCCAATGTCATTTTGCCAGCAGCAGCGTTCACTGAAAAGGAAGGGACTTACGTAAATACAGAAGGCTGTGCACAACAGACTTTGCCGGCAGTTCCAACGGTTGGTGATGCCAGGGATGACTGGAAGATAATTCGTGCTCTCTCTGAGGTTGCAGGGGTGCGCTTGCCCTATGATACAATTGGGGCTGTCCAATCCCGGATCAGAAATGTGGCACCAAATCTCTTGAGCGTGGATGAGAGAGAACCAGCTACGTTTGGGGCATCATTGAAGCCAGAGTGCACTCAGAGTATAAGTTCGACTCCTTTCAAAGCTGCCATAGAGAATTTTTACATGACCGATTGCATTACCAGGGCGTCAAAGATAATGGCACAATGCAGTGCAGTGTTGTTAAAGAAATGA
- the LOC110645926 gene encoding bidirectional sugar transporter SWEET17: MASSVSSSMEGLIIFLGLLGNITTGLVYLAPIKTFWRIVVNRSTEEFESDPYVWKLINAYFWVYYGILKPNSVLVATVNGFGAVLELIFVSLFLIFAPPRMRVKTAILFGVLDVVFPAGTVLITQLFLKRKGQIDVAGFFCVCFSMAAYGSPLSAMKTVVTTKSVEYMPFLLSFFLFINGGVWTIYAVITSDWFIGLPNGTGFVLGTAQLILYAIYYKRPQQLKKSSDNLEDGWEQERLMPGSDQVTPKA, translated from the exons ATGGCGAGCTCAGTTTCTTCCTCCATGGAGGGCTTAATTATCTTTCTTGGGCTATTAG GCAACATCACCACAGGGCTAGTCTACCTTGCTCCCAT AAAGACCTTTTGGAGAATTGTGGTGAATAGATCAACTGAGGAATTTGAAAGCGATCCTTACGTTTGGAAGTTAATAAATGCCTACTTCTGGGTCTACTATGGCATCCTCAAGCCTAATAGCGTCCTCGTCGCCACGGTTAACGGTTTTGGTGCTGTTTTAGAGCTCATTTTCGTCTCCTTGTTTCTGATTTTTGCACCTCCAAGAATGAGG GTTAAGACAGCTATTCTATTTGGGGTTCTGGATGTGGTGTTTCCAGCTGGAACAGTCCTGATTACGCAGTTGTTTTTAAAAAGAAAAGGACAGATAGATGTTGCTGGATTCTTTTGTGTTTGCTTTAGCATGGCTGCATATGGTTCCCCTCTTTCAGCTATG AAAACAGTTGTGACAACCAAGAGTGTTGAATACATGCCATTCCTTCTCTCATTTTTCCTTTTCATAAATGGAGGAGTTTGGACTATATATGCTGTGATTACTAGTGATTGGTTTATTGGA CTACCAAATGGTACTGGATTTGTTCTTGGGACAGCCCAGTTGATTCTTTATGCAATATATTATAAGAGACCTCAACAATTGAAGAAATCATCAGATAATTTGGAGGATGGATGGGAACAAGAACGTCTTATGCCAGGATCTGATCAGGTTACTCCAAAAGCTTGA
- the LOC110645925 gene encoding probable LRR receptor-like serine/threonine-protein kinase At3g47570, giving the protein MYPNLSHHMNPLACLSSFCFQIVALLMCMILITSTTVAGNEIDRLALLEFKAKIEHDPSGVFNSWNDTTHFCQWYGVTCGKRHQRVTALKLVSLKLFGSISPHIGNLSFLRDLNLYDNNFNGEIPPQIVFLRRLERLDLANNSLGGVIPPNISSCSNLILIQCSNNNLEGVLPMELSSLLKLNRLALSNNRLTGTIPPSFGNVSSLDALILYQNNLSGSLPSTLGQLRNLTILALSQNSFSGLIPSSIFNLSFLRVLDIGSNYQIQGTLPPDLGISLPNLYFFSISRNQFTGTIPNSISNSSKLEVLQLDENQFTGKVPSLEKTHRLRWITVFTNNLGSGEADDLIFLSSLANTTTLEAVQIGVNNFGGKLPEQISNFSRKLWHLSFDQNQIVGNIPMGIENLINLNAFQASDNKLSGTFPPSIGKLQNLNMLYLFGNLFSGSIPPSIGNLTSLLSLRLRGNNLHGNIPASLAKCQNLLELDLSLNNFSGAIPPEIMDLSTLSIVLDLSYNRLSGFLPNQVQNLRNLGYLDVSNNVLSGEIPSSLGDCVLLEVLYMESNFFQGIIPSSLSSLKGLQRLDISRNNFSGQIPEFLAGFKSLQVLNLSYNNFEGMVPIEGVFKNATGTLVMGNRNLCGGIPEFQLPRCSFDKPKKRINLKMKVIISIISLLLGITIVLACVFCCWSRKIKRESTSDAYGNMLLEVSYQSILKATNEFSSANLIGTGSFGSVYKGILDRQGIIVAVKVLNLMRQGASKSFITECEALRNIRHRNLVKVLTACSSIDFHGNDFKALIYEFMVNGSLEEWLHPPPMLDEKPKSLNLLQRLSIAIDIACALEYLHHNCQIPIVHCDLKPSNVLLDDKMTARVSDFGLAKFISKSNFQSSLDQTKSIGVRGTIGYIPPDKYTFIITILDNFHFCILYILLDIKRWK; this is encoded by the coding sequence ATGTATCCAAACCTCTCTCATCACATGAATCCATTGGCATGTTTGTCATCCTTTTGCTTCCAAATTGTTGCTCTTCTCATGTGCATGATCTTGATCACCTCTACAACAGTTGCTGGGAATGAGATCGACCGACTAGCCTTGCTCGAATTCAAGGCCAAAATAGAGCACGACCCCTCGGGAGTTTTTAACTCCTGGAATGATACCACACATTTCTGCCAATGGTATGGTGTTACATGTGGTAAGAGGCACCAAAGAGTGACGGCACTGAAGCTAGTGTCCTTGAAGCTCTTTGGTTCTATATCGCCACATATTGGCAACTTGAGCTTTTTAAGAGACTTGAATCTCTACGACAACAATTTCAATGGTGAGATCCCTCCACAGATTGTTTTCTTGCGcagattggaaagattagacctaGCCAATAATTCACTTGGTGGAGTAATCCCTCCAAATATTTCTTCTTGTTCTAACCTTATTCTTATTCAATGCAGCAACAACAATCTGGAAGGAGTACTTCCTATGGAGCTTAGCTCCTTGCTCAAGCTCAATAGACTTGCTCTATCAAACAACCGTCTAACAGGAACTATCCCTCCATCTTTCGGAAATGTGTCTTCCCTTGATGCACTCATTCTCTATCAAAATAACCTGTCTGGAAGTCTTCCATCCACACTAGGCCAATTGAGGAACCTCACAATATTAGCACTCTCTCAAAATAGTTTTTCAGGTTTGATCCCATCTTCAATATTCAATCTTTCTTTTCTTAGAGTTTTGGACATAGGATCTAATTACCAGATCCAAGGTACTCTTCCACCCGACTTGGGCATTTCTCTTCCAAATTTGTACTTCTTCTCCATCTCCAGAAACCAGTTCACTGGAACCATTCCCAATTCAATATCCAACTCCTCAAAATTAGAAGTGCTTCAGCTAGATGAAAATCAGTTTACTGGGAAAGTGCCTTCCCTGGAAAAGACTCATAGGCTTCGTTGGATAACTGTGTTCACCAACAATCTTGGCAGCGGAGAAGCTGATGATTTGATCTTTCTCTCATCTTTGGCCAATACTACCACTCTAGAGGCCGTACAAATAGGGGTCAACAACTTTGGGGGGAAGTTGCCTGAACAAATCAGCAACTTCTCAAGAAAGCTCTGGCACTTGTCTTTTGATCAAAATCAAATAGTTGGAAACATTCCAATGGGGATAGAGAATCTGATCAACTTGAATGCTTTCCAAGCATCCGACAACAAACTCTCAGGCACCTTTCCTCCCAGCATTGGAAAGCTTCAGAATCTTAACATGTTGTATCTTTTTGGCAACCTCTTTTCAGGCTCTATTCCTCCCTCTATTGGAAACCTGACCAGCTTACTCTCACTCCGTTTGAGAGGAAATAATCTTCATGGCAACATTCCTGCCAGTCTAGCAAAATGCCAAAATTTGCTAGAATTGGATCTTTCACTTAACAATTTCAGTGGAGCCATACCCCCAGAAATTATGGATCTTTCCACCTTATCAATAGTTCTTGATTTGTCTTATAATCGTCTAAGCGGTTTTCTTCCCAATCAAGTACAAAATTTGAGGAATTTGGGTTATTTGGATGTTTCCAATAACGTGCTGTCTGGTGAGATTCCTAGTAGCCTTGGAGATTGTGTACTTTTGGAAGTTCTGTACATGGAAAGCAATTTTTTCCAAGGGATCATTCCTTCTTCTTTGAGTTCATTGAAGGGTCTTCAAAGGTTAGATATATCTCGCAACAATTTTTCAGGACAGATTCCAGAGTTTTTGGCAGGGTTCAAGTCATTACAAGTTTTGAATTTGTCTTATAACAATTTTGAGGGTATGGTACCCATTGAAGGAGTTTTCAAGAATGCAACTGGAACTTTAGTTATGGGAAATCGCAATCTTTGTGGTGGCATACCTGAATTTCAGTTACCCAGATGCAGTTTTGATAAGCCGAAGAAGAGAATAAATCTGAAAATGAAGGTAATAATCTCCATAATATCTCTGCTTCTAGGAATCACAATTGTACTCGCTTGTGTATTTTGTTGTTGgtcaagaaaaataaaaagagagagtACATCAGATGCATATGGGAATATGCTATTGGAGGTGTCTTATCAAAGTATCCTAAAAGCTACTAATGAATTCTCCTCAGCAAATTTGATCGGCACTGGTAGCTTTGGTTCTGTGTACAAAGGAATTCTCGATCGACAAGGAATCATTGTTGCTGTTAAAGTGCTTAATCTTATGCGTCAAGGAGCTTCTAAGAGTTTCATTACTGAGTGTGAAGCCTTGAGAAATATTAGACATCGAAATCTTGTCAAGGTATTAACAGCATGTTCAAGTATTGATTTTCATGGCAATGACTTTAAGGCTTTGATTTATGAGTTTATGGTTAATGGGAGCTTGGAGGAATGGTTACATCCTCCTCCAATGTTGGATGAAAAGCCAAAAAGTCTAAATCTTCTCCAAAGACTAAGTATAGCCATTGACATTGCTTGCGCATTGGAATATCTCCACCACAATTGCCAAATACCAATAGTTCATTGTGATCTCAAACCGAGTAATGTTCTTCTTGATGATAAAATGACAGCACGAGTAAGTGATTTTGGATTAGCAAAGTTCATTTCTAAAAGCAACTTTCAATCATCTTTGGATCAAACAAAATCAATTGGAGTAAGAGGAACTATTGGCTATATTCCTCCAGATAAATATACTTTTATCATAACTATCTTGGACAATTTTCATTTTTGCATTTTATACATTTTACTTGATATCAAAAGATGGAAATAG